Part of the Amyelois transitella isolate CPQ chromosome 15, ilAmyTran1.1, whole genome shotgun sequence genome, GCACTGAAGAAGCTTCACACGGTAGAGGCTTCGACGCGGGAAACGCAACGATGAGGAacaaatcaatttaattataggAGACTTTTCTATAATAGTCCTCTATTCCTATGAGAGCGGAAAAAATAACTCTTactgacataaaataaaaaaaaataatatttccagTTGAAACAATTAACACTTTTTAATCTAAACCCTGCATTCCCGTGAGGGCTCAATATCAATAGTGTCGTCTCCAATTTATATTTCGATTCGGTTGGTCGGGGCATGCCACAGACCTTATAGAAAAATAGACTCACATCgtattacaataatttcacgtcacacgtaaaaaaatacatcctTTTCAACTTCGACGCAGATACTTATGTGATCCTTTAGAAAGATGTTCTCATTATTAAATTGTGTTTAAAGAAttgaatcaatttatttttaaatctcaaataaTGGAAGTGTAATTGCCTAaaacaaagtaataaattttgcagtttttttatatttaggacCGGGCGAATAATATATTAACACCCTATTGATCAAGGACCGCATCTATTGTCTATTTAGTTATATGTCTTCAAGTCCGCCCATCCTAAAAGATCAATTTCGCGCTCCGCCAGCCTTAATGCAAACTTGAGGGCAGGGTAATGTTAACAAATGTCTATATTGAAATAGAAAGACCCTGGGGCGTGCTTTCTACAGGCTTTGGCTgctacaatataaaaaagtattgatttaaatatctcATATGTTTAATGTTGTGTCAGTAAGTCATCTAGGGATGCAGTcactaataatttataattatgccGATACTCTAGGCAAATAATACTATTAGTGAATGTCACAAGACAGTTAGTTGACATaagaaaaaattcaaatcctaaaaaatagtatctacttaattttaaGGCCAAGGTACAAGCCCTATTAATATCATTACAATATctacaaatttcttttttttattattcgttAAGTTATTAGTCCGGGATATAAAGAAAATCAACACTATAAAATCTAATTTGAAATTGCTCTTGCATAAATCGCAAATTTTAAACTCGTAACTTCGAACCGCGGGTCGAGATGGTGGCAGTGTTTGCGAAGATACCAGAGTTTTAACATGCTTCCGTATGTTTCTGAAAACTTTGATGAAAACCGCGGGAGCGATCGAAAATGTGGAGGcttgaattttattgaatatgcTGAGGCTACACAAGCGCTATTCGGAAATCGTCTTGCATGTTGTAAGATGTCTTGTCCAACTTCTAACTTTTGTGcagaaatattttgtgtaaaatccTCCTTTAGATTCTCATTTACGGGAATAACTGaagataaaagtaaattatttataacttagtTTAGAAAATACAGGAGCTGATGTTTGCGGACGATGCGGCACATTTTCGATTATCTTACGAAATCACGCAAGGTAGTTTTTTCCGGAATTATATCACTTGCGAAGTGAAGAACACTCTTATgttcataatttaataaagtattaaaaagtatattattaactatgattcgattaaatatagtagtactactagatattacaaacactatattatgtttattgtacGTTTATGTAActatacaactgaacgtggccttacagtttttttgagtttgttggctctgtctaccccgtaaatgataaatacgtgatgatatatatgtaacgATGCGTTCTTTTCGTAAGGGAAATAGCAATACAAAATAACGTCATAAAAATAAGCgcgaaacaaaacaatttcttATCTACCACCGACAAGTTTCCTCACCCAAGACATTGTCTTACGCAGCAAAAATCTTCGTATTCTGTATTTGTACTCTCGCTCGTGAGATGGATTCCGATTGATGTTATCGGAGCGTGTTTGTGTTCGCAAAAAGTTGGAGCCAACATATCGTAATGATGTGCTCTTAATATTAATGTCCTCACGACGAGATCTTGTCTTTTATCTGATAGGATAGGTAGTAATGACAggtgttattaaaaaagttgtaaTATGACAACATACCAATACTGAATACACTGActaatgatacatacattaatacatacaaagtatatacatatttcccTGAGAAGTAGGAAGAAGCTACAACTTCTTACATTTCATGAAtccgaaatatttttatgatcttTACGCGATGGATTGCATACTCGTTCATTATACCTACGTTGTGACaatgatttacttaaaactgaaataatatgtttctgaaacaaaatatataaatataaagccatttattttgtatttgtgctaCCACGATTTTCATTAGTCTTGTAATTGTATTAGTTACATAAGGTATGccaatatttttacaacaaattatgcttatatttgtttgagaatatgtttttttctttcattaatGTAATGTCAAATCTTGTCGAATAATAAGTCCTCTTTACCGTACGCCTCCATTAAAGTTCCacatatttatgaattataattcgataaatacaaaatactatCGAATTTCATGTTTCTCGCTATAGGTTGTATGTAAGTTAAGCTACTTCTCAAAgatatctaaaaaaaactcatcaaaacataaaaaagccATCTATGacacaattatatatataaaaaaaatctttccgTTAAAATACGTATGAGGAGACGAGAGACTTGCatcatttacataaaatacgtTAGTTTTCGTTTTCTCAGCCCAAAATCAATTGCAACCAATTTGCCAGCAGGTGCGAGTCCGAGCCATTTGTTTGCGTACAAGTTCACCTTGTAACCCTGAACTCTAATTGGGTTCCATTCCATTAGGGAGAGGTCCGAATGGGACCCCTTAATTGCACCGACCGTAGGGACtatgtttgtaaattacaGGTTTGAAAGACCGCTTACGGTCTATGCAACGCATTTATGAAGTACATAATGATTTGACGATATATGAGTTTAAGGAATTTATTGGTTTACAACTATAGTATATTTCTTTTGGGTACCTAAAAAAAAgtccgaaataaaaaaattataatagcaaattttttttattttatttttattccgctcattaatatttattatatttttttataaatgtattttgcaATAAAGAGACTTAATCACAATTGTTTACTAATATATTAGTGCCTAAAGAAATTGACTATACAATATccattgattattttatgacAATGTAAACGATTCACTGATTCTGATTAAATTACGTAATTGTAGATAAGCAGTATGTTtggcaaattattaaaaaaatattgcagtcTGTCCGTATGGGCGATGTACGGACGAATAAAAATGGTTTAGGttatagtataaatattaacttcaGTTTGAGCCACTAATTGGGTTGTTTATGCTTCtttacatgtattttttaaaagaaatttactATTCGATGTTTGACTATGGGAAATCCTACTTCCAAACTTAAAATAACCAATCTTACTGAAcaacataattttctttttgaattgTAATAAGTCAATGCAGATAACAATTGACAAAACATGACAAGATACCTACAAACATGTGGCAGATCACGTACTTTTACTACACTTCAGATATTGATATTGTATTGATTTGATATTGTTCAAGTGTAATGACATAATTCAAGAACAAATCCTGATACAATCTTCGATAAGTAGGTCTTTGGGGCTTTACCCTTGCGTCTTGTGATTCTGATCTTGACCCTAGCAGGACAAAAATAATccctttttaatttgtcataAGAAAATGTTACCCGTATTTAATCATCATAACACATAGGTATACAGACAAcaccagttgcctgaatgagcAGTTTTCCACGCGGTGTTTTTCtttaccgtaagagcatcagttagcaaTCCATTAAATGCACATATCTCTAAAAAACATGACATCAATATTGAATCCGTGTCTACCTTTGCATCAAGATTCGGATACCTTAACAGTTCGACCAAaactatacttaatattatttacatatcgATAAATCAGAAACAATTCAAAATAGTCACGAAACCAATGAAGCCGTCTTAGCCGGCACGTAGCGTTCTCCCAACGGCGTCCACGGCCTAAGCGGCTTAACCCCATTAATTAGGGGCCACCGGTGACCCTAAATATGCAAACCGCATCCACCACATTTCAATAAGCTGGTCAGGTTGCAAatcaatgtttgtttttgaagATATTTTAGGTAAATACTCTCTTATATTATCCTGTTTTGAGTTGCGCCCTCCGCAGCAATATTTGAAACCCGGAATTTACGCATGCGACTTATAATAAACAACTATGTACTATGGGTTTTTCTCTGCACTAGATTGATCAGCCAATAGCCCTGATCAACATCTCAGTCAATAAATTGCCCGCCAAGCATCTTTTAGTGAAGATATGTAAATAGTGCTTCGAGCCCCTAAACAttgtacaaatattataacacaataaatactttagcTAAAATAGTGCACAAAACGAAacgaaatgtaaaaatataattgtaaaatgtaataaataaggtaattgttaaatgtaataaataactcaCGTAGCTCTATTTAAGATCACGAGGCCGGTCACCCACACTCAGAAAAAGGGCTAAATCCCTATTCAGTTCTATGAAATGATGGTGGCTACATGAAACCGGAGTCGGTGGAGAAAGATTGTGAGCTAATGAGTTTCAGTGACCACAATCCACTGAGGATTGTGGTCACTGAAACTCATTATGGGTGAGCGACTAGACATTAAGTTtaatgagtaaaaaaataataattataaatcgtTGTAGGTTACAGTATCAATTTTTGATACAcacctttatattattttccaaCCGAAATATATCTTAAGCTGCACGAACACTACTTAGAAGGCAAACACAAAAAACATGATCTTACTTCTAAAacaagtaacaaacaaacatagacGCTTCATCGGTAGTATTCCGGTCAGTACCTACGAAGTCTTATTGCAATTGATTAGACGGACAACACCCACTTTTATCAGATTCACTAAGAACATAAATCATCTTGACACACGaaaaacacacattttattttcactgaCATTGAAGAGAAGAGatcatattctttatttttttactttttcacaAAAATGGCTGAcctttataaaactaaatccACAACTATATTAGTACCTGAAGATGTAAATGAGTCGGTTTATaaattgaagatttttaaTAGTTCTATGAATGTTTTGGttcatattttaattggaATTATTGTGGGCGTGACAGTGATATTGGTGTATAGTTTTGGATCACCCCCCAGTTGGGGAATGCTTCATATGCTGCTATGTGTTATTGGAGTAAGTTTATTAAGTTATTGCCATGCTTAAAGTATTCAGTTTTCAAAAGTACTATCAACTACTTTATAACAAAAGCAGTTTGAATTTCCGAGCCTTAAAAACTGCTGCACATAAGTTCTGCATGATTAATGTTGTACagaattactatttttaaatgacatcaaatatcttttatattttgtgatcttcaattttgtttttatgtgtaTTTGATGACCTAGTTGTTAATTTGAAGCttcaaaaatcaaattatcaAAAAGGTATACGAAACCAGACATCTATCAATGGTTTGATTTCTgtggaattaaataaaattaactctaACTTTACTGATTTTTGTCAAGATTTTGACTATTCTTTAATTCAGGTTAATAAAAGCAAGTTccaagtaattaaatattcaagaagtaaaaaaatacgatTATTCTTTgcaatcaaattatttttaaagggcGTGTAGTTAAATCTATAATAATCATTTAAACAACAACCTATTTAACTTCCAGTACCAACTCCTGATGGCGGAAGGAATACTGAGCCTGTCTCCTGACAACGGGTGGTCCTCATTCATGAAACTAAGGGACAAGAAACGAGCCCATTGGATATTGcaaattgttggctctgttctAGCCATTATTGGGACTGTTATGGAGATCATGCAGAAGAACGTGCATTTTGACTCTTTACATGGGAAATATGGTAAGTTTAATctcatattttatcatttatctGAAGAAAAGGGCGACTGACATATTAATTTGGCAAAGAAAGTATTTtgataatacataattttagataatttataatacttaaatgAAGCTAGAATAACACATCTCTTTGACAATATACTCCATAAGTAAACAAACAGATATTGATaacgatatttaaaaatactgcaGAATGTGATAAGTGTAACAACGCATTAATGCATCATTATCATTTAATTCGCGAAGATGACAagacaattataataataaattataaaaattttaattggtcTTTTTCAGGACTGGTGGCAATGGTgttcacaattctatcattgatcAACGGCCTAACGTCATTATATGCGTATGAGTGTCGAAAAATTATACCCCCGATAGTTTCCAAAGTTAGCCATAGTTTGTTTGGATGCTTTGCATTTGTCACCTCGTCTATATCTTTATGTTATGGGTTTGATATGCAATGGTTCAGGGAATGGTTAATTATTGAAGAATTAGGAACAGTCATAATAGTATTTACTgctttatttactttcattgttattattaatccATTTGCAGTTTTATACactaaatatgtaagtaaaagATGATTTGAAAACTTgttttactttgttttattatacaaacaaactttataataaaaaggagAAAATGTTGACTAAAGCTTaggaaaatatataagaatGAGATAGGTGACAAACTTTTGGagttacattgtttttttttttaattttaatctgaAACAATATTTAGTTCTCGatgtttaataattactaattataaaaagataaattaaaaaatatgataattgaACTAAGTTAAGCAGCTAAACTtagttcaaatattatttaaaggaATAAACAccgtgtaaaaataaaaatacttaactgAAAATCCAAAGAAACGTACGTGCTCTTGACAGTAGCAATCATTAAATCGCAAGTAACTTtgaaatacataatacataaatattaataaagtgcACGCAGCGATATGATTACATCTATTGAAAATTCTCAGATTACAATCAGACTTCTATGTATTAGGAAGAAAGATATATATAAGGGCATATCTTGGAATACTACCACTTTTCCAAACTTTCCTAACGCAAGTGCACTGTTTGTTAGTTcataattttgtcaaaatatgGCACTGACTACTAATCACAAAGATGACTTTGATGcggaaaaaattaagaattcaAAGGAAATGCTAGTTCCAGCCGAAGATTCTGATGTGAAACTGAAGACTTTCAATAATTCTTTGAATATCTTGTCTCACATCCTCATTGGTTGTACGGTAGCAATATCAGTTCTTTATACCTTCAGAGAAGGAACAATGAGCGCCACAAGAatgcatattattttatgtgtcCTGGGGGTAAGTCGTTCGTAAAAATACTTAACCAtcgtgaattaaaaaaaattgtttttagttCTTTTTAGTCTTCCATTACTTTTGTCTTAATGTTTGTTCAATGAACTATgcgatattttttatcattaatatgaCAAAAAAGGCAAAGAAATcagtttcataaatatatcCCATAATAGGTTTGGACTCAGTGATTACAGTACTGATATTAGAtgctgaaaaagaaaatcatataattttttatgaaaatttagcAAAGCATATGGACTTGAAAGTAATTGattctaaaatttaatttttatcttgcTTTTCAGTACCAATTACTAATGGCCGAGTCAATTTTAAGTCTATCACCTCACAACAGTTGGTCGTCTTCACTAAAACTTGTTCATAAACGTCGTGCCCATTGGATTCTACAAATATTAGGATCAGGATTAGCAATTGCCGGCAGTATCATCATATATATGCACAAAACGGTGCACTGGAATACACTTCATGGACAGTTTGGTAAGTTTTCTACTTTAATgcgaaaatatttctttttcttagtAACAAAGTTGTTTTCATTATCTCACGATATATATCAATgatgaggtagacagagccaacagtcttgaaaagaccaaaaGACCACGTTaacagctgtatgacttattgatggaattaagattcaaaaagtgactggttgctaccccatcgctTAATAAAAGTATCTCAAATTGGTCAGCCTTTGCCTTaattgatttagttttaaaaattacatattttatcataacaatttattatatcttcaGCTCTTGTCGCCGTGGTCTTCACCTGTGTTTCCTTCATCAACGGCCTATCATCACTCTATGCCTACGAGCTTCGACGCTTTATACCTGGCATACTCTCCAAAATTACCCATATTCTCTTCGGGACCGTGGCATTTGTTACAGCATCAATAAGTCTCTGTTATGGCTTTGATAAGAGATCCTTCAGAAATTGGTCTACATCAGAAATGGCTGATACTTTTATAGCGTTCACCGCtatatttacatttgtaaTTATAGTGAATCCATTGATCGTATTTTTTGATAAGACTGTTAAATCATTCAGACGATGAACGAAAGGATTCTCttgaaaattgttatgtttttctttatggGGTGTAGCAGTAAAACtttgtcctttttttattgctgtctaaaataatgtatttttattacaactaatatatatatattatattttttacatttgcaTACGTTTAaagattatgtaaaaaataggTACCTGCCAGAGCTAATTTGTCTCTCTTTTCCAATAGTTCACTACAATATATAAACTCAGCCATTCACACACAATACACGAAATATTGTGTGTGAAATGGTTGCGTTTGTTCATATTAAACAAATgattttggttttaattttttcctcATTTCCTCCCAAAGTTTatctttatgaaaataatgaataataagaattatccctgcattattttttaagatgaaTAGTAGTGAggaattattgaattttaaaattgaaaaataattgctAAGagtgtcggtggtcgaatctaCAGATTTAAATGCGTGTGCCTGGTGAAAATGCGTAATGAATGAAAGGCATacgttcaaatcccacctcggccatgttccaatgactcttttttaaagtttattattagtattagtTTGAACACCAACCAATGCTCTGACCaagagggaaaacatcgtgagggaaTCAGGgacatattcaggcaactggatgtgaaaCCATGGA contains:
- the LOC106135685 gene encoding uncharacterized protein LOC106135685; this encodes MADLYKTKSTTILVPEDVNESVYKLKIFNSSMNVLVHILIGIIVGVTVILVYSFGSPPSWGMLHMLLCVIGYQLLMAEGILSLSPDNGWSSFMKLRDKKRAHWILQIVGSVLAIIGTVMEIMQKNVHFDSLHGKYGLVAMVFTILSLINGLTSLYAYECRKIIPPIVSKVSHSLFGCFAFVTSSISLCYGFDMQWFREWLIIEELGTVIIVFTALFTFIVIINPFAVLYTKYVSKR
- the LOC106135684 gene encoding uncharacterized protein LOC106135684, whose protein sequence is MALTTNHKDDFDAEKIKNSKEMLVPAEDSDVKLKTFNNSLNILSHILIGCTVAISVLYTFREGTMSATRMHIILCVLGYQLLMAESILSLSPHNSWSSSLKLVHKRRAHWILQILGSGLAIAGSIIIYMHKTVHWNTLHGQFALVAVVFTCVSFINGLSSLYAYELRRFIPGILSKITHILFGTVAFVTASISLCYGFDKRSFRNWSTSEMADTFIAFTAIFTFVIIVNPLIVFFDKTVKSFRR